The proteins below are encoded in one region of Pseudomonas putida S13.1.2:
- a CDS encoding acyl-CoA dehydrogenase: MLVTDEQQQIADAVRAFAQERLKPFAEQWDKEHRFPKEAIEEMAELGLFGMLVPEQWGGSDTGYVAYAMALEEIAAGDGACSTIMSVHNSVGCVPILRFGTEQQKAQFLTPLATGAMLGAFALTEPQAGSDASSLKARARLDGDHYVLNGSKQFITSGQSAGVVIVFAVTDPEAGKRGISAFIVPTDSAGYQVARVEDKLGQHASDTCQIVFENVRVPVANRLGAEGEGYKIALANLEGGRIGIASQAVGMARAAFEVARDYANERQSFGKALIEHQAVAFRLADMATKIAVARQMVLHAAALRDAGRPALVEASMAKLFASEMAEKVCSDALQTLGGYGYLSDFPLERIYRDVRVCQIYEGTSDIQRMVIARNL; the protein is encoded by the coding sequence ATGCTGGTAACTGACGAGCAACAACAGATCGCCGATGCGGTACGCGCTTTTGCCCAGGAACGGCTTAAACCTTTTGCCGAGCAGTGGGACAAGGAACACCGCTTCCCCAAGGAGGCCATCGAGGAGATGGCCGAGCTGGGCCTGTTCGGCATGCTGGTCCCGGAGCAGTGGGGCGGCAGCGACACCGGTTACGTGGCCTACGCCATGGCCCTGGAAGAAATCGCCGCTGGCGATGGTGCCTGCTCGACCATCATGAGCGTGCACAACTCGGTAGGCTGTGTACCCATCCTGCGTTTTGGCACCGAGCAGCAGAAGGCGCAGTTCCTCACCCCCCTTGCAACTGGCGCGATGCTGGGTGCCTTTGCCCTCACCGAACCGCAGGCTGGCTCCGATGCTAGCAGCCTGAAGGCCCGTGCGCGTCTGGACGGTGACCACTATGTGCTCAATGGCAGCAAGCAGTTCATCACCTCCGGGCAGAGCGCCGGGGTAGTGATCGTGTTTGCCGTGACCGACCCAGAGGCCGGCAAGCGCGGGATCAGCGCCTTTATCGTGCCCACTGATTCGGCGGGCTACCAGGTAGCGCGGGTGGAGGACAAGCTCGGCCAGCACGCGTCCGACACCTGCCAGATCGTCTTCGAAAACGTGCGTGTGCCGGTGGCCAACCGCCTGGGCGCAGAAGGCGAGGGCTACAAGATTGCCCTGGCCAACCTTGAAGGCGGGCGCATCGGTATCGCCTCGCAGGCTGTGGGCATGGCCCGTGCGGCGTTCGAAGTGGCGCGTGACTATGCCAATGAGCGGCAAAGCTTTGGCAAGGCGCTGATCGAACACCAGGCCGTGGCTTTCCGCCTGGCCGACATGGCGACCAAAATTGCCGTGGCCCGGCAGATGGTGCTGCACGCCGCCGCGCTACGTGACGCCGGGCGCCCGGCGCTGGTGGAAGCGTCCATGGCCAAGCTGTTTGCCTCGGAAATGGCCGAAAAGGTCTGTTCGGATGCCTTGCAGACCCTGGGCGGTTATGGCTATCTGAGTGACTTCCCGCTGGAGCGGATCTACCGCGACGTTCGGGTTTGCCAGATCTACGAAGGCACCAGCGACATTCAGCGCATGGTCATTGCGCGCAATCTTTGA
- a CDS encoding acetyl-CoA C-acyltransferase, whose translation MTLANDPIVIVSAVRTPMGGLQGDLKSLTAPQLGSAAIRGAVERAGIDAASVEQVLFGCVLPAGLGQAPARQAALGAGLDKHTTCTTLNKMCGSGMQAAIMAHDLLLAGTADVVVAGGMESMTNAPYLLDKARGGYRMGHGKIIDHMFMDGLEDAYDKGRLMGTFAEDCAQANAFSREAQDQFAITSLTRAQDAISSGRFAAEIVPVEVSEGKEKRVITDDEQPPKARLDKIPQLKPAFREGGTVTAANSSSISDGAAALVLMRRSEADKRGLKALAVIHGHAAFADTPALFPTAPIGAIDKLMKRTGWNLAEVDLFEINEAFAVVTLAAMKHLDLPHDKVNIHGGACALGHPIGASGARILVTLLSALRQNNLRRGVAAICIGGGEATAMAVECLY comes from the coding sequence ATGACCCTCGCCAATGATCCGATCGTAATCGTCAGCGCCGTGCGCACGCCCATGGGCGGCCTGCAGGGCGACCTGAAAAGCCTGACCGCGCCACAACTGGGTAGCGCGGCCATTCGTGGTGCCGTGGAACGTGCCGGCATCGATGCTGCCAGTGTCGAGCAAGTGCTGTTCGGTTGCGTACTGCCGGCCGGTCTGGGCCAGGCGCCGGCACGCCAGGCGGCGCTGGGGGCCGGGCTGGACAAGCACACCACCTGCACCACCCTGAACAAGATGTGCGGCTCGGGCATGCAGGCCGCGATCATGGCCCATGACCTGCTGCTGGCCGGCACCGCAGACGTGGTGGTGGCGGGTGGTATGGAGAGCATGACCAATGCCCCGTACCTGCTGGACAAAGCCCGTGGCGGCTACCGCATGGGCCACGGCAAGATCATCGACCACATGTTCATGGACGGCCTGGAAGACGCCTATGACAAAGGCCGTCTGATGGGCACCTTTGCCGAAGACTGCGCCCAGGCCAATGCTTTTAGCCGCGAAGCCCAGGACCAGTTCGCCATCACCTCGCTTACCCGCGCCCAGGACGCGATCAGTAGCGGCCGCTTTGCCGCCGAAATCGTGCCGGTGGAAGTCTCCGAGGGCAAGGAAAAGCGCGTTATCACAGATGACGAGCAGCCGCCCAAGGCGCGCCTGGACAAGATTCCGCAGCTCAAGCCCGCCTTCCGTGAGGGGGGTACGGTGACCGCAGCCAACTCCAGCTCGATTTCCGATGGCGCTGCGGCGCTGGTACTGATGCGCCGCTCCGAAGCCGACAAGCGCGGCCTCAAAGCACTGGCGGTGATCCACGGTCATGCGGCCTTTGCCGACACCCCGGCGCTGTTCCCGACCGCGCCGATCGGCGCCATCGACAAACTGATGAAACGCACCGGCTGGAACCTGGCCGAAGTCGACCTGTTCGAGATCAATGAGGCCTTTGCCGTGGTCACCCTGGCGGCCATGAAACACCTTGACCTGCCCCACGACAAGGTCAACATTCACGGCGGCGCCTGTGCCCTTGGCCACCCGATCGGCGCTTCCGGCGCACGCATCCTGGTGACCCTGCTGTCGGCCCTTCGCCAGAACAACCTGCGCCGTGGCGTGGCGGCCATCTGCATTGGCGGCGGCGAGGCCACGGCCATGGCCGTCGAATGCCTGTACTGA
- a CDS encoding SDR family NAD(P)-dependent oxidoreductase, with the protein MLIANKHFIVSGAASGLGAATAQMLVEAGAKVMLVDLNAQAVEAKARELGDNARFAVADISDEQAAQAAVDAAVSAFGSLQGLVNCAGIVGAEKVLGKQGPHGLASFAKVINVNLVGSFNLLRLTAAAMAEGPADEAGERGVIINTASIAAYDGQIGQAAYAASKGAIASLTLPAARELARFGIRVMTIAPGIFETPMMAGMTEEVRASLAAGVPFPPRLGRPQEYAALARHIIENSMLNGEVIRLDGALRMAAK; encoded by the coding sequence ATGCTCATAGCCAATAAACACTTCATTGTCAGCGGCGCCGCCTCCGGGTTGGGTGCGGCCACGGCGCAGATGCTGGTCGAGGCCGGCGCCAAGGTCATGCTGGTCGACCTCAATGCCCAGGCCGTCGAGGCCAAGGCCCGTGAGCTCGGTGACAACGCCCGCTTCGCCGTGGCTGACATCAGCGACGAGCAGGCTGCCCAGGCGGCCGTCGATGCAGCCGTCAGCGCCTTTGGCAGCTTGCAAGGGCTGGTCAATTGCGCGGGCATCGTTGGTGCCGAGAAGGTGCTGGGCAAGCAGGGCCCGCATGGCCTGGCCAGCTTCGCCAAGGTCATCAACGTCAACCTGGTCGGCAGCTTCAATTTGCTGCGCCTGACCGCTGCAGCCATGGCCGAAGGGCCTGCCGATGAGGCGGGCGAGCGTGGCGTGATCATCAACACCGCCTCCATCGCTGCCTATGACGGCCAGATCGGTCAGGCTGCCTACGCTGCCTCCAAGGGCGCCATCGCCAGCCTGACCTTGCCGGCCGCGCGCGAACTGGCACGCTTCGGCATCCGCGTAATGACCATTGCCCCGGGCATCTTCGAAACGCCGATGATGGCTGGCATGACCGAGGAAGTGCGTGCTTCGCTGGCTGCCGGCGTGCCGTTCCCGCCACGTTTGGGCCGCCCGCAGGAATACGCTGCGCTGGCCCGTCACATTATCGAGAACAGCATGCTCAACGGCGAGGTGATCCGCCTCGACGGTGCACTGCGCATGGCTGCCAAGTAA
- a CDS encoding acyl-CoA synthetase: MRDYTEAARAFDHGQAAAAALHGHLEALNACVECCDRHAGDGKLALIHEDRDGNTVRYSFDQLKAQAARFANALKAQGVGAGDRVAGLMPRTPELLVTILATWRLGAVYQPLFTAFGPKAIEHRLEQSHARVVVTDSLNRGKLDDVHACPTIITVNARVGELDFQQCLEGAASDCEPVMRSGNDPFLLMFTSGTTGPAKPLEVPLRAIVAFQGYMRDAIDLRSEDNFWNLADPGWAYGLYYAVTGPLSLGHATTFYDGPFSVESCARVIDKLGITNLAGSPTAYRLLIAAGSAFSAPVKGRLRVVSSAGEPLNPEVIRWFADELGVTIHDHYGQTELGMVLCNHHGLSHPVHLGSAGFAIPGHRIVVLDEQGNELPPGQPGTLAVDREQSPLCWFGGYHGLPTKAFIGKYYLSGDTVELNADGSISFVGRSDDVITTSGYRVGPFDVESALIEHPAVVEAAVIGKPDPERTELIKAFVVLAQGVDGCAELEETLRQHVRQRLYAHAYPREIEFVSELPKTPSGKLQRFILRNQEVAKQQAQQATPASV; the protein is encoded by the coding sequence ATGCGCGATTACACCGAGGCTGCTCGTGCGTTCGACCATGGCCAGGCTGCTGCGGCGGCGCTGCATGGCCACCTCGAAGCCCTCAATGCCTGTGTCGAATGCTGTGACCGCCATGCCGGTGACGGCAAGCTGGCGCTGATCCACGAAGACCGCGATGGCAACACTGTGCGGTACAGTTTCGACCAGCTCAAGGCGCAGGCTGCCCGTTTTGCCAATGCGCTCAAAGCACAAGGCGTGGGCGCCGGTGACCGGGTGGCTGGGTTGATGCCACGCACCCCCGAGCTACTTGTCACCATCCTCGCCACCTGGCGCCTTGGCGCCGTATACCAGCCGTTGTTCACAGCGTTCGGCCCCAAGGCCATCGAGCACCGCCTTGAGCAGTCGCATGCCCGCGTAGTGGTTACCGACAGCCTTAACCGGGGCAAGCTGGACGACGTGCATGCCTGCCCGACCATCATCACCGTCAATGCCCGCGTCGGCGAGCTGGACTTCCAGCAGTGCCTGGAGGGTGCCGCGAGCGACTGTGAGCCGGTAATGCGCTCGGGTAACGACCCGTTCTTGCTGATGTTCACGTCAGGCACCACCGGCCCGGCCAAACCGCTGGAAGTGCCGCTGCGTGCCATTGTCGCGTTTCAGGGCTACATGCGCGACGCCATCGACCTGCGCAGCGAAGACAACTTCTGGAACCTGGCCGACCCGGGGTGGGCCTATGGCCTGTACTACGCGGTCACCGGCCCGTTGTCGCTGGGCCATGCCACCACGTTCTACGATGGCCCGTTCAGCGTCGAAAGCTGCGCGCGGGTGATCGACAAGCTGGGCATCACCAACCTGGCAGGCTCGCCCACCGCCTACCGCTTGCTGATTGCTGCCGGCAGTGCGTTCTCGGCGCCTGTCAAAGGCCGCCTGCGCGTAGTCAGCAGTGCCGGTGAACCGCTCAACCCGGAGGTGATCCGCTGGTTCGCCGACGAGCTGGGCGTGACCATCCACGACCACTACGGCCAGACCGAGCTGGGTATGGTGCTGTGCAACCACCATGGCCTGTCACACCCCGTACACCTGGGGTCGGCTGGTTTCGCCATCCCCGGCCATCGCATCGTGGTGCTGGACGAGCAGGGTAACGAACTGCCGCCTGGCCAGCCGGGCACCCTGGCCGTCGACCGCGAGCAATCGCCCCTTTGCTGGTTCGGCGGCTACCACGGCCTGCCGACCAAGGCCTTCATCGGCAAGTACTACCTCAGTGGCGACACCGTCGAGCTTAACGCTGATGGCAGCATCAGTTTCGTTGGCCGCAGCGATGACGTGATTACCACGTCCGGGTATCGCGTGGGGCCGTTCGACGTCGAGAGCGCGTTGATCGAGCACCCCGCGGTGGTCGAGGCCGCAGTCATCGGCAAGCCGGACCCGGAACGTACCGAACTGATCAAGGCGTTCGTGGTGCTGGCCCAAGGCGTCGACGGGTGTGCCGAGCTTGAAGAAACGCTGCGTCAGCATGTACGCCAGCGCCTGTATGCACATGCCTACCCCCGCGAAATCGAATTCGTCAGCGAGCTGCCCAAGACCCCGAGCGGCAAGCTGCAACGCTTCATCCTGCGCAACCAGGAAGTCGCCAAACAACAAGCGCAACAGGCCACCCCTGCCAGCGTCTGA
- a CDS encoding NEL-type E3 ubiquitin ligase domain-containing protein encodes MTSSTSNPVINHEKATDDFIAARLPDWLKRASQAQIAGLRASLNAHHASQARLRGLTLTLQPLQVFAEKHLLGVLVKPLPEGMALAGLEWLQVSPRVGTLPGTFQQTYQYSATRQGGLLRLMGNFGPDESFYVGTGLVCPGRDDVLTGTAAQLVATCRALDVGRLYQVELERTFNATTEDILAQDKRSGLALAAQVAALKGDIDEQVQQALSKMVEGGGAHSDTGLHGYPGLLEVLGQRVADGLFIRLRDSIGQDRGVVLYLPSDPVQALRRFDTTEAMNAAMAAALQGKAYRDYFIQLISLRHRASTAGVLSSRLKDAQPDLALKGATASGDLFAALAAQQLQRVKDDARLLLVPTADADAAAARARHAAWHAAGLDLLNLAGLFIPVVGALLLGQLVAQTLGEVFEGVKDWARGHQHEALEHMLGVAETVAATAVTVGAVSFLRSTFVDSLQPVNVGGRRGRLCSDDITAYESNPGTIALRDDGLYGDESRCWLRRGQRYYEVQRSEPEAPYRLRHPGGNTAFGPTVLHNGERGWRLLQDQPQRWSDVRLMLDCLWPQHPAIDAQRAAQVLRVAGVDAEELRGVLVENRPAPVNLRETLRRFEADARIESFFTRLNSYSLATQDRALLEWCQARSGSTDSDLLLHQRAALQGPLLEHLCSSPAADDALLSLIKRDFAGLPQAYAQALVAQASERERFLATSGGRVTLGLASKARSLLRLARLNRTLEGLYLPASYCNETGQLAFALLQGELESSAAVSCEALSVELRDSGPDGRLLKAVGTAVDPLVRRVVVHNAGRFQLYDGLGRGLPFGPGNPASLYDMLAAALAPEHHAALGMVQGAAGAQLCQRLLARLPATHQGVAELLQWPTQMQWLNPGRRLADGRVGYLLSGRTAGDSRSLPARVRERLRQLYPGLDEAQLDQEQALLMNGQRPAYECLVELEDDHDQLVRHLNSWISAELSEGRQMIRRRVSDVIVRAWRLQGDWIYNPAGTPTGQRLSLGGMLLTTLPELPVAIDFHRISSLRLQESAVDTVPVNFLRPFTTLTELDLSFNRLRNLPLGVAYLPQLQRLRLAHNQIRLNAQAVGVLQAMPGLSHLDLSYNRLENLDLGFNYLSALTDLNLRHCRLGSWPSRIELCGLLMHCDLRDNQLPAPPQALMAMPYAWRRALLVDRNPLSGGQLQRLFALDPIEEHGHLPEPMARIDLLHARSLWLQHVPDADRAARAVLWDGLLADPSAAGLFRILALLEHTADYQSVVAGGGRDALARDVWAALLAIEGSPALRIRVFEEANQPVSCSDMVSDRFSNLNVRVLLAKAETDARDLTQRAQLMAFGRQLFRLDQVWQQANRAILRQGGEGEQVGRSALALAYRVRLRERLDLPGQPRAMRYPNSVALSDQQVNGVAAAVLANETIEALTQSLVSRLFWQTCLREQHRALFEALRTDYLQRRANLRAIQPPVPVDHLRSQLADLDDQELRDTERLMAGLTESYLHSLRRGAA; translated from the coding sequence ATGACTTCCAGCACCTCCAACCCTGTGATCAACCATGAAAAAGCAACCGATGATTTCATCGCTGCCAGGCTCCCCGACTGGCTGAAACGCGCTAGCCAGGCCCAGATCGCCGGCCTGCGCGCCAGCCTCAATGCCCACCACGCCAGCCAGGCCCGTCTGCGCGGGCTCACGCTGACCCTGCAACCTCTGCAGGTGTTCGCCGAAAAGCACCTGTTGGGCGTGCTGGTGAAGCCACTGCCGGAAGGCATGGCCCTCGCAGGGCTGGAATGGCTGCAGGTATCACCACGCGTTGGGACATTGCCCGGCACGTTTCAGCAAACTTACCAATACTCGGCGACCCGGCAGGGTGGTTTGCTGAGGCTGATGGGTAATTTCGGCCCTGATGAATCGTTTTATGTGGGCACCGGGCTGGTATGCCCTGGTCGTGATGACGTGTTGACCGGCACGGCCGCGCAACTAGTGGCGACATGCCGTGCACTGGATGTGGGCCGGCTCTACCAGGTGGAGCTTGAGCGTACGTTCAATGCCACCACCGAAGACATTCTTGCCCAGGACAAACGTTCAGGCTTGGCACTGGCTGCGCAGGTCGCGGCGCTCAAGGGCGACATCGACGAGCAGGTGCAGCAGGCCTTAAGCAAGATGGTAGAGGGTGGGGGTGCCCATTCCGACACTGGCCTGCATGGCTACCCCGGCTTGCTGGAGGTGTTGGGCCAGCGTGTGGCTGACGGGCTGTTCATTCGCTTGCGAGACAGTATTGGCCAGGACCGCGGCGTGGTCCTTTACCTGCCCAGCGATCCCGTGCAGGCTCTGCGCCGCTTCGATACCACAGAGGCCATGAACGCCGCGATGGCTGCAGCTTTGCAAGGGAAGGCCTACCGAGACTACTTCATTCAGCTGATCAGCTTGCGACATCGGGCAAGCACCGCAGGTGTGCTGAGTAGCCGTCTCAAGGACGCGCAGCCCGATCTGGCGTTGAAGGGCGCTACAGCGTCTGGGGACCTGTTCGCCGCGCTGGCCGCGCAACAGCTGCAGCGGGTCAAGGACGACGCTCGGCTGTTGCTGGTACCCACCGCGGACGCCGATGCTGCTGCCGCGCGCGCTCGCCATGCTGCGTGGCATGCCGCGGGGCTCGACTTGCTCAACCTGGCGGGGCTTTTCATCCCTGTCGTAGGCGCGCTACTGCTTGGCCAACTGGTGGCACAGACGCTTGGCGAAGTCTTCGAAGGCGTAAAGGACTGGGCCCGGGGGCACCAGCACGAGGCGCTGGAGCACATGCTGGGGGTTGCCGAGACGGTGGCTGCGACAGCGGTGACCGTGGGCGCTGTGAGCTTTTTGCGCAGCACCTTTGTCGATAGCCTGCAGCCTGTGAACGTGGGTGGGCGGCGTGGCCGGTTGTGTTCGGATGACATCACGGCCTACGAGTCGAACCCAGGCACCATCGCCCTGCGTGATGATGGGCTCTATGGTGACGAGAGCCGGTGTTGGCTGCGCAGGGGCCAGCGTTACTATGAAGTCCAGCGCAGTGAGCCTGAGGCCCCTTACCGCCTGCGTCACCCTGGCGGCAACACAGCGTTCGGGCCGACGGTGCTGCACAACGGCGAGCGCGGCTGGCGCCTGCTGCAAGATCAACCGCAACGCTGGAGCGACGTGCGCCTGATGCTCGACTGCCTGTGGCCGCAGCATCCTGCCATTGATGCACAGCGGGCGGCGCAGGTGCTGCGAGTGGCGGGTGTGGATGCCGAGGAGTTGCGCGGCGTGCTGGTAGAAAACCGGCCGGCGCCTGTCAACCTGCGCGAGACCTTGCGGCGCTTCGAGGCCGATGCACGTATCGAGTCGTTCTTCACTCGCCTGAACAGCTACTCGCTTGCCACGCAAGACCGTGCATTGCTGGAGTGGTGCCAGGCGCGTTCTGGCAGTACCGACAGCGACCTCCTGCTGCACCAGCGAGCTGCACTGCAGGGGCCTCTTCTCGAGCACCTTTGCAGTTCACCAGCTGCCGATGACGCTCTGCTGAGCTTGATAAAACGTGACTTTGCCGGTTTGCCGCAAGCTTATGCACAGGCATTGGTGGCGCAGGCGAGCGAACGTGAACGGTTCCTGGCAACGTCCGGCGGGCGAGTGACGCTGGGGCTTGCGAGCAAGGCCCGCTCCCTGCTGCGCTTGGCTAGATTGAACCGTACGCTCGAGGGGCTTTACCTGCCCGCTAGCTACTGCAACGAAACCGGGCAACTGGCTTTCGCGCTACTCCAGGGCGAGTTGGAAAGCAGCGCAGCCGTGTCTTGCGAAGCGCTCAGCGTGGAATTGCGCGACAGTGGACCGGACGGGCGTTTGCTAAAGGCCGTGGGCACCGCTGTCGACCCCCTCGTGCGCAGGGTAGTGGTGCACAACGCGGGACGGTTCCAGCTTTACGATGGCCTGGGGCGTGGGCTGCCGTTCGGCCCTGGCAACCCGGCAAGCCTCTACGACATGCTTGCGGCTGCCTTGGCGCCTGAGCATCATGCGGCGCTTGGCATGGTTCAAGGCGCTGCCGGGGCTCAACTATGCCAGCGGCTGCTGGCCAGGCTGCCTGCCACGCACCAAGGGGTCGCCGAGCTCTTGCAATGGCCGACGCAAATGCAGTGGTTGAACCCTGGGCGCCGCTTGGCAGACGGCCGGGTTGGCTACTTGCTCAGTGGCCGTACCGCGGGTGACAGCCGTTCTCTGCCAGCGCGTGTTCGTGAGCGTTTACGCCAGCTTTATCCCGGGCTGGACGAGGCGCAACTGGATCAGGAACAGGCACTTTTGATGAATGGGCAGCGGCCTGCCTATGAGTGCCTCGTCGAACTCGAGGACGACCATGACCAGTTGGTTCGCCACCTCAATTCCTGGATCAGCGCCGAACTGAGCGAAGGGCGCCAGATGATTCGCCGGCGAGTGTCCGATGTCATCGTGCGGGCCTGGCGCCTGCAGGGAGACTGGATCTACAACCCTGCGGGTACGCCGACAGGTCAGCGCCTGTCGCTGGGCGGCATGCTGCTCACCACTCTGCCGGAGCTACCGGTGGCCATCGATTTTCACCGTATTTCCAGCCTGCGATTGCAGGAGTCGGCGGTTGACACGGTGCCAGTAAACTTCTTGCGCCCGTTTACCACGCTGACTGAGCTGGACCTGAGTTTCAACCGGCTGCGCAATCTTCCGCTCGGGGTCGCTTACCTGCCGCAACTGCAGCGTTTGCGACTGGCGCACAATCAGATCCGCCTCAATGCCCAAGCAGTCGGGGTCCTGCAGGCAATGCCCGGCTTGTCCCATCTTGACCTGAGCTATAACCGGCTGGAAAACCTCGACCTGGGCTTCAACTATCTCTCTGCCCTGACTGACCTGAACTTGCGCCATTGTCGGCTGGGTAGCTGGCCCAGCCGGATCGAGCTGTGCGGCCTGCTTATGCACTGTGACCTGCGCGACAATCAGTTGCCGGCACCACCGCAGGCGCTGATGGCAATGCCTTATGCCTGGCGCCGGGCCCTTCTCGTCGACCGCAACCCGCTGAGCGGGGGGCAATTGCAACGTTTGTTCGCACTGGACCCCATCGAGGAGCATGGACATTTGCCAGAACCGATGGCCAGGATCGACTTGCTTCATGCGCGCTCCTTGTGGCTGCAGCATGTCCCTGATGCCGATCGAGCTGCGCGCGCAGTACTGTGGGACGGCCTGTTGGCCGACCCGAGCGCCGCAGGCTTGTTCCGTATTTTGGCGTTGTTGGAGCATACGGCCGATTATCAATCGGTAGTTGCCGGAGGCGGCCGGGACGCACTTGCGCGTGATGTATGGGCCGCGCTGCTGGCGATCGAGGGCAGTCCGGCATTGCGGATACGCGTCTTTGAAGAGGCCAATCAACCGGTCTCCTGCTCGGACATGGTCAGCGATCGTTTCAGTAACTTGAATGTGAGGGTATTGCTGGCCAAGGCTGAAACCGACGCGCGGGACCTGACGCAACGGGCACAGTTGATGGCATTCGGCCGGCAGCTGTTTCGGCTTGATCAGGTGTGGCAGCAGGCCAACCGGGCGATACTGCGCCAGGGCGGCGAGGGTGAACAGGTGGGGCGCTCGGCCTTGGCACTGGCATACCGTGTGCGCCTGCGCGAGCGTCTTGATTTGCCCGGCCAACCACGGGCGATGCGCTACCCGAACTCTGTCGCCTTGAGCGACCAACAAGTCAACGGCGTGGCCGCGGCTGTGCTCGCCAATGAGACGATCGAGGCGCTGACTCAAAGCCTGGTGAGTCGATTGTTCTGGCAAACCTGTCTTCGTGAGCAGCACCGCGCGTTGTTCGAGGCACTCAGGACCGACTATCTCCAGCGCAGGGCAAACTTGCGCGCTATCCAGCCACCCGTCCCGGTCGACCATCTGCGTTCGCAGCTCGCTGATCTGGACGATCAGGAGCTACGCGATACAGAGCGACTGATGGCAGGGTTGACCGAGTCTTACTTGCATAGCCTGCGCCGGGGCGCCGCCTGA